The following are encoded together in the Streptomyces flavofungini genome:
- a CDS encoding GAF domain-containing sensor histidine kinase: MSQGPRSGLYAVSSALLAMSSQLEVRDVLKTIVASARELLDAEYAALGVPDDHGGFAQFVVDGVSDEQWKAIGPLPRQHGILAAMLCRTEPERLADVREDPRFEGWPSAHPDMSDFLGLPIRYGDETLGALFLANKKCPKPTGGCGFDEDDEELLSILAQHAAIALTNARLYERSRELTIAEERSRLAHELHDAVSQKLFSLRLTAQAAAALVDRDPTRAKGELQQVAALAAEAADELRAAVVELRPAALDEDGLVATLRTHTQVLDRAHSATVTFESGGVRALPASQEEAMLRVAQEALHNALRHAEAEHVAVALEKRGPGAVLRVTDDGRGFDPRAIRRAGRHLGLVSMRDRAGGVGGRLTVESEPGKGTTIEMEVPGG, translated from the coding sequence GCGATGAGCAGCCAGCTGGAGGTGCGCGACGTCCTCAAGACGATCGTCGCCTCCGCCCGCGAGCTGCTCGACGCGGAGTACGCGGCGCTCGGGGTCCCCGACGACCACGGCGGCTTCGCCCAGTTCGTCGTCGACGGCGTCAGCGACGAGCAGTGGAAGGCCATCGGCCCGCTGCCGCGCCAGCACGGCATCCTCGCCGCGATGCTCTGCAGGACCGAGCCGGAGCGCCTCGCGGACGTGCGCGAGGACCCCCGCTTCGAGGGCTGGCCGTCCGCCCACCCGGACATGTCCGACTTCCTCGGCCTGCCGATCCGGTACGGCGACGAGACCCTCGGCGCCCTGTTCCTCGCGAACAAGAAGTGCCCCAAGCCCACGGGCGGCTGCGGCTTCGACGAGGACGACGAGGAACTCCTGTCGATCCTCGCCCAGCACGCCGCCATCGCCCTGACGAACGCCCGCCTCTACGAGCGCAGCCGCGAGCTGACCATCGCCGAGGAGCGCTCCCGCCTCGCCCACGAACTGCACGACGCGGTCAGCCAGAAGCTGTTCTCCCTGCGCCTGACCGCCCAGGCCGCGGCCGCCCTGGTGGACCGCGACCCGACGCGCGCCAAGGGCGAGCTCCAGCAGGTCGCGGCCCTCGCCGCGGAGGCCGCCGACGAGCTGCGCGCCGCCGTCGTGGAGCTGCGCCCCGCGGCCCTCGATGAGGACGGCCTGGTGGCGACCCTGCGGACCCACACCCAGGTCCTGGACCGCGCCCACTCCGCCACCGTCACCTTCGAGAGCGGCGGCGTGCGCGCCCTGCCCGCCTCCCAGGAGGAGGCCATGCTCCGGGTCGCCCAGGAGGCCCTGCACAACGCCCTGCGGCACGCGGAGGCGGAGCACGTCGCCGTCGCCCTGGAGAAGCGCGGCCCCGGCGCGGTGCTGCGGGTCACGGACGACGGCAGGGGATTCGACCCGCGAGCCATCCGGCGCGCCGGGCGGCACTTGGGCCTGGTCTCCATGCGGGACCGGGCGGGCGGGGTCGGCGGACGGCTGACCGTGGAGTCGGAGCCCGGCAAGGGCACGACGATCGAGATGGAGGTCCCCGGTGGCTGA
- a CDS encoding chaplin, which translates to MKNLKKAAAVTMVAGGLVAAGAGIASAHGGAAAHGEAKNSPGIVSGNLVQAPVHIPVNACGNSASVVGVLNPTFGNVCENV; encoded by the coding sequence GTGAAGAACCTCAAGAAGGCCGCCGCTGTCACGATGGTGGCCGGTGGCCTGGTCGCCGCCGGTGCCGGCATCGCCTCCGCCCACGGTGGCGCCGCCGCCCACGGCGAAGCCAAGAACTCGCCCGGCATCGTCTCCGGCAACCTCGTCCAGGCCCCGGTGCACATCCCGGTGAACGCCTGCGGCAACAGCGCCTCCGTCGTCGGCGTCCTGAACCCGACGTTCGGCAACGTCTGCGAGAACGTCTGA
- a CDS encoding chaplin has product MNIAKKAALAVAVAGIAAGASAGAAVATDAHADGNATKSPGIGSGNLVQAPVHVPVNVTGNSVNVVGILNPAFANETVNK; this is encoded by the coding sequence ATGAACATCGCCAAGAAGGCCGCCCTGGCCGTCGCCGTCGCCGGTATCGCCGCGGGCGCCTCCGCCGGAGCCGCCGTCGCCACCGACGCGCACGCCGACGGCAACGCCACCAAGTCCCCGGGCATCGGCTCCGGCAACCTGGTCCAGGCCCCCGTCCACGTCCCGGTCAACGTCACCGGCAACAGCGTGAACGTGGTCGGCATCCTGAACCCGGCCTTCGCCAACGAGACGGTCAACAAGTGA
- a CDS encoding response regulator: protein MADAPLNPKAQIRVLLVDDHQVVRRGLRTFLEIQEDIEVVGEASDGAEGVAAAQELKPDVVLMDVKMPGMDGVEALRKLRELANPARVLIVTSFTEQRTVVPALRAGAAGYVYKDVDPEALAGAIRSVHAGHVLLQPEVAGALLSQEEANNSQGRGGSLTEREREVLGLIADGRSNREIARALVLSEKTVKTHVSNILMKLDLADRTQAALWAVRHGVAG from the coding sequence GTGGCTGACGCCCCGCTCAATCCGAAGGCACAGATCCGGGTGCTGCTGGTCGACGACCACCAGGTGGTCCGCCGCGGCCTGCGCACGTTCCTGGAGATCCAGGAGGACATCGAGGTCGTCGGCGAGGCCTCCGACGGCGCCGAGGGCGTCGCCGCCGCACAGGAGCTGAAGCCGGACGTCGTCCTGATGGACGTCAAGATGCCCGGCATGGACGGCGTGGAGGCGCTGCGCAAGCTGCGCGAGCTGGCCAACCCCGCGCGCGTGCTCATCGTCACGAGCTTCACCGAGCAGCGCACGGTCGTCCCGGCCCTGCGCGCGGGCGCGGCAGGCTATGTGTACAAGGACGTGGACCCCGAGGCCCTCGCCGGAGCCATCCGCTCCGTGCACGCCGGGCACGTGCTGCTCCAGCCGGAGGTCGCGGGCGCGCTGCTGTCCCAGGAGGAGGCCAACAACTCGCAGGGCCGGGGCGGCTCCCTCACCGAGCGGGAGCGGGAGGTGCTCGGCCTGATCGCGGACGGCCGCTCGAACCGCGAGATCGCCCGCGCGCTCGTCCTGTCCGAGAAGACCGTCAAGACACATGTCTCGAACATCCTCATGAAGCTGGACCTCGCCGACCGCACCCAGGCCGCCCTGTGGGCCGTGCGCCACGGCGTCGCGGGCTGA